In Phyllopteryx taeniolatus isolate TA_2022b chromosome 6, UOR_Ptae_1.2, whole genome shotgun sequence, one genomic interval encodes:
- the sbk3 gene encoding uncharacterized serine/threonine-protein kinase SBK3 translates to MTDAAAKELDERCFLSAQAMSSLKVADHFQVLKFLGEGSYGKVMLAVHRKRGTPMALKFFPRQSTTLTSFLREYNLSLSYCTHPSLTRALGIFFSTSSHYVFAQQAGLYGDLYSVIVSEVGLDEERVQRVMSQLSGAVTHLHTLGFVHRDIKPENIFLCDSSCRWVKLGDFGLTRAIGYTVGAVWYESPFCTPEVEPVKEADKAKECDDPEEEKETLWITVEPCIDSWALGILTYCLLTGCFPWEESTSDDPGYTRYKAWFEREGRSGRGDQEADSYTIMKENHLNNPPPSQFHGLSSLVMALLRQLLHPDPERRGNPEEILSYLGGPWLMETEQEERRRAEEAEREARKLREAGGGVEEELVREGRGER, encoded by the exons ATGACA GACGCAGCCGCCAAGGAGCTCGACGAACGCTGCTTCCTGTCGGCGCAGGCCATGTCCAGCCTCAAGGTGGCCGACCACTTCCAGGTTCTGAAGTTCCTGGGAGAAGGTTCCTACGGCAAGGTCATGCTGGCCGTGCACAGGAAGAGAG GAACCCCGATGGCTCTGAAGTTCTTCCCTCGTCAGTCCACGACTCTCACATCCTTCCTGAGGGAGTACAACTTGTCTCTTTCCTACTGCACACATCCCTCGCTGACGCGCGCGCTGGGCATCTTTTTTTCCACGTCATCCCATTACGTCTTCGCCCAGCAGGCCGGTCTCTACGGCGACCTGTATAGCGTAATAGTATCAGAG GTTGGCCTGGATGAAGAGCGTGTCCAGAGGGTGATGTCCCAGCTTAGCGGTGCCGTGACCCACCTCCACACGCTGGGCTTCGTCCACCGGGACATCAAACCGGAGAACATCTTCTTGTGCGACAGCTCGTGCCGCTGGGTCAAATTGGGTGACTTCGGCCTGACCCGGGCCATCGGTTACACCGTCGGCGCCGTCTGGTACGAGTCGCCCTTCTGCACCCCCGAGGTAGAGCCCGTCAAGGAGGCAGACAAGGCGAAGGAGTGCGATGATccggaggaggagaaggagactCTTTGGATAACGGTGGAGCCCTGCATCGATAGCTGGGCCCTTGGGATCCTCACCTACTGCCTCTTGACTGGCTGCTTCCCCTGGGAGGAGAGCACCAGCGACGACCCCGGCTACACCAGATACAAAGCCTGGTTTGAGCGTGAGGGGAGGAGCGGGAGAGGCGACCAGGAAGCAGACAGCTACACAATCATGAAGGAGAACCACCTGAACAACCCGCCTCCGTCACAGTTCCACGGCCTCAGCTCGCTTGTTATGGCGCTTTTGCGACAGCTGCTCCACCCCGACCCGGAGCGGCGAGGGAACCCAGAGGAGATCCTGAGCTACCTGGGAGGACCCTGGCTCATGGAGACCGAgcaggaggagaggaggagggcCGAGGAGGCCGAGAGGGAGGCCAGGAAACTCAGGGAGGCGGGAGGAGGAGTGGAAGAGGAGCTTGTGAGGGAAGGAAGAGGGGAGAGATAA